Proteins encoded in a region of the Raphanus sativus cultivar WK10039 chromosome 8, ASM80110v3, whole genome shotgun sequence genome:
- the LOC108818789 gene encoding zinc finger protein CONSTANS-LIKE 15 — protein MSSTTERVPCDFCNERAAVLFCRADAANLCLPCDHHVHTANLLSRKHVRSQICDNCGNEPVSVRCFTDGLVLCQECDWDVHGSCSSVSDAHVRSVVEGFTGCPSALELAALWGIDLEGMKEEKKQVPMMMMMMESFGMQLDSWISGSDVMQQELVVPVPKETTAFKKGGSSSCGRFKQVLCKQLEELLKSGVDDDGGGEGEGEGGEGNMVLERLGWRRDEEEISGGAADVNQQQPPTTSFTSLLWNAANPSDGQRQSTQIWDFNLGQSREPEDSSRVEAAAYDIKDAASFKIKKNDTCSTKAKGVKEICQDDYNQSTTSGQVPVTSESSNLPITFGSEKGSNSSSELHFAETITGASSKTTRLVPTKADLELLAQNRDNAMQRYKEKRKTRRYDKTIRYESRKARADTRLRVKGRFVKATEAPYYP, from the exons ATGAGCAGCACCACCGAGAGAGTTCCGTGCGACTTCTGCAACGAGCGAGCGGCGGTTCTGTTCTGCAGAGCCGACGCGGCGAACCTCTGTTTACCATGCGACCACCACGTGCACACGGCGAATCTCCTCTCGAGGAAGCACGTGCGGTCCCAGATCTGCGATAACTGCGGCAACGAGCCTGTCTCCGTGCGGTGCTTCACCGACGGCCTCGTGCTTTGTCAGGAGTGCGACTGGGATGTTCACGGGAGCTGTTCCTCGGTCTCCGACGCGCACGTCCGCTCCGTTGTCGAAGGGTTTACAGGATGTCCGTCGGCGCTGGAGCTCGCCGCGTTGTGGGGGATCGATCTTGAAGGGAtgaaggaagagaagaagcaagtgccgatgatgatgatgatgatggagagTTTTGGGATGCAGTTGGATTCGTGGATCTCTGGATCTGACGTTATGCAGCAGGAGCTGGTGGTTCCTGTCCCCAAGGAGACGACGGCGTTTAAGAAAGGTGGGTCTAGTAGCTGTGGGAGGTTTAAGCAAGTGTTGTGTAAACAGCTCGAGGAGCTGCTCAAGAGTGGTGTTGACGACGATGGTGGTGGAGAGGGggaaggagaaggaggagaagggaATATGGTTCTGGAGAGATTGGGAtggagaagagatgaagaggagATCAGTGGCGGGGCGGCAGATGTGAACCAGCAGCAGCCTCCAACGACGTCGTTTACGTCTTTGCTGTGGAATGCTGCTAACCCTAGTGATGGCCAGAGACAGAGTACTCAG ATTTGGGATTTTAACTTGGGACAGTCAAGAGAACCCGAGGACAGCAGCCGTGTGGAAGCTGCTGCATATGATATAAAAGATGCTGCTTCATTCAAAATCAAGAAGAATGATACTTGTTCCACTAAAGCCAAAGGTGTTAAAGAGATTTGCcag GATGACTACAATCAATCAACTACTTCAGGGCAGGTACCAGTAACATCTGAGAGCAGCAATCTTCCTATTACCTTTGGCTCCGAGAAAGGTTCAAACTCTTCTAGCGAGTTACATTTCGCTGAAACAATTACTGGAGCTAGCTCTAAGACCACGAGACTAGTGCCAACAAAGGCTGATCTGGAGCTACTGGCTCAGAACAGAGACAATGCAATGCAGCGTTACAAAGAAAAGAGGAAAACACGGAG ATATGATAAGACCATAAGGTATGAATCGAGGAAAGCAAGAGCTGATACAAGGTTGCGTGTCAAAGGCAGATTCGTCAAAGCTACTGAAGCTCCTTATTATCCTTAA
- the LOC130499150 gene encoding protein RDM16-like, with product MDNKERYSRSSRDDRDRDSSADRSPEREATRRHQVRDRDGDSRRRDSDRYRSSSRRYDREEDERDRARDREESRDRDKHHERSKDKEARSKRKEREEESLNREGKKKKSRFEEGSRAMNGASGVEIEGDASYNSTVLETSLGPSQTVLTKVSSISTKDENKGVSIVRSHEVHEKSSTDGGSISSTAGKSSASSSLDVLARAKRTIERGKGIADRFKKLSSMKQGTKPTSEGSPHTRVQSSTTTPAVSAETSSASALPHTIFPVTECISNIEAVRKAQELAAKMAFRHDPKFSSALNYFSVQAPTETMAVAQKPAKPPVLRVDALGREIDEHGNVISVTKPSNLSTLKVNINKQKKDAFQILKPQLEVNPEGNPHFDPSMGIDKNKILRPKRMSFEFVEEGKWTRDAESLKLKYQFGEAKARELKLKQAHLAKAKDDINPNFIEVSERAPRKQKPKEVITDVEWWDASVLTSGVYGDIADGTITDNDLKIAKLTHYIEHPRPIEPPAEAAPPPPQPLKLTKREQKKLRTQRRLAKEKEKQEMIRQGLLEPPKAKVKMSNLMKVLGSEATQDPTKLEKEIRTAAAEREQAHVDRNAARKLTPAEKREKKERKLFDDPTTTLETIVSVYKVNKLSHPKTRFKVEMNARQNRLTGCSVMTDDMSVIVVEGKSKVIKRYGKVMLKRINWEEAVKKEGEEEDEDEDENSGDNNKCWLVWQGSVAKPSFHRFHVQECLTESAAKKVFADAGVPHYWDLAVNYTDD from the exons ATGGATAATAAGGAGAGATATTCCAGGAGCAGCAGAGACGATCGTGATCGAGATTCGAGTGCGGATCGTTCGCCGGAACGTGAAGCCACACGCCGGCATCAAGTCCGCGATCGCGATGGCGACTCGAGGCGTCGCGATTCAGATCGCTACCGGTCATCATCGAGGCGCTACGATAGGGAGGAGGATGAGAGAGATAGGGCTCGGGACAGGGAAGAGAGTAGAGATAGGGATAAGCATCACGAGAGGTCTAAGGATAAGGAAGCGAGGAGcaagaggaaagagagagaggaggagagttTGAATAGggaagggaagaagaagaaatctaGGTTTGAGGAGGGTTCTAGGGCCATGAACGGAGCTAGTGGCGTCGAGATT GAGGGCGACGCTTCGTATAATTCTACTGTATTGGAGACTTCTTTGGGCCCTAGTCAAACCGTGCTCACTAAGGTATCTTCGATATCTACAAAGGATGAAAATAAGGGAGTTAGTATTGTCAGGTCTCATGAGGTTCATGAAAAATCTAGTACAGATGGAGGAAGTATATCCTCAACAGCTGGGAAAAGTAGTGCAAGCTCGTCTCTTGATGTGTTAGCGAGAGCTAAGAGAACCATAGAGCGTGGAAAGGGAATTGCGGATAGGTTTAAGAAGCTTTCTTCG ATGAAACAGGGTACTAAGCCAACTTCAGAAGGTAGTCCACATACCAGAGTGCAATCATCGACTACCACACCTGCTGTCTCTGCAGAAACATCTTCTGCTTCAGCACTGCCACATACTATCTTCCCTGTTACTGAGTGTATTTCCAATATTGAAGCTGTTAGGAAAGCTCAGGAGTTGGCAGCGAAGATGGCATTCCGTCATGATCCAAAGTTTTCTTCAGCTCTTAATTATTTCTCAGTACAGGCACCCACAGAGACAATGGCTGTTGCACAGAAACCGGCCAAGCCCCCTGTATTGCGTGTGGATGCACTTGGAAGGGAGATTGATGAACATGGGAATGTGATTAGTGTGACTAAACCAAGCAATCTTAGTACATTAAAG GTTAACATCAACAAACAGAAGAAAGATGCTTTTCAGATTCTCAAACCCCAACTGGAAGTAAATCCTGAGGGAAACCCCCATTTTGATCCAAGCATGGGGATTGataaaaacaagattttgagACCTAAACGTATGAGTTTTGAGTTTGTTGAGGAAGGCAAATGGACTAGGGATGCTGAGAGTCTTAAGTTAAAG TATCAATTTGGTGAAGCAAAAGCAAGAGAACTGAAGTTGAAGCAAGCCCATCTGGCCAAGGCCAAGGATGATATCAATCCAAATTTTATAGAAGTATCCGAACGTGCCCCGAGAAAACAGAAGCCCAAGGAAGTGATAACAGATGTTGAGTGGTG GGATGCAAGTGTGCTCACCAGTGGCGTATATGGCGACATAGCTGATGGGACCATTACCGATAACGACCTGAAGATAGCAAAACTCACACATTACATTGAGCATCCCCGTCCCATAGAGCCACCAGCTGAGGCAGCGCCTCCTCCACCTCAGCCTCTTAAACTGACAAAGAGGGAACAGAAGAAGCTGCGAACCCAGAGGCGTCTGGCAAAAGAGAAGGAGAAACAGGAGATGATCAGGCAAGGGTTGCTTGAACCACCAAAAGCAAAGGTCAAAATGAGCAACCTGATGAAGGTCCTTGGTTCTGAAGCAACGCAAGACCCAACCAAGCTTGAAAAGGAGATCCGCACAGCAGCTGCCGAACGTGAGCAGGCTCACGTGGACAGGAACGCGGCAAGGAAGCTAACTCCTGCAGAGAAACGTgagaagaaagagaggaagCTCTTCGACGATCCAACAACAACGCTGGAGACGATAGTGTCGGTGTACAAGGTCAACAAGCTGTCGCATCCCAAAACGAGATTCAAGGTGGAGATGAATGCAAGACAGAACAGATTGACAGGGTGTAGCGTGATGACGGATGACATGAGTGTGATTGTGGTGGAGGGTAAGAGTAAAGTGATAAAGAGATACGGGAAGGTTATGTTGAAGCGGATAAACTGGGAAGAAGCGGTGAAGAAggaaggagaggaagaagatgaagacgaAGACGAGAATAGTGGAGACAACAACAAGTGCTGGTTGGTTTGGCAAGGAAGCGTTGCGAAACCGAGTTTTCACAGGTTTCATGTACAAGAGTGCTTAACGGAATCAGCTGCCAAGAAAGTTTTCGCTGATGCTGGTGTCCCTCACTATTGGGATCTCGCTGTCAACTACACTGACGACTAG